A genome region from Ottowia testudinis includes the following:
- a CDS encoding rhodanese-like domain-containing protein, whose protein sequence is MPKVTRRTAVLLACASAFASLRPTWAQGPSPGDSTTLDEARRLHESGAAVLIDLREPDEHATGVAAGTRLLPMSQLGRRASEIPRDQPVLLICNTQNRSRRAHEALKQAGWRNLRYVHGGMSEWARRGWPMVKP, encoded by the coding sequence ATGCCAAAAGTCACCCGCCGCACCGCCGTCTTGCTGGCCTGCGCCAGCGCGTTCGCCAGCCTTCGCCCCACCTGGGCCCAAGGCCCGTCGCCGGGCGACAGCACCACGCTGGACGAAGCCCGACGCCTGCATGAATCGGGCGCGGCGGTTTTGATCGATCTGCGCGAGCCGGATGAACACGCCACCGGCGTGGCCGCGGGCACCCGCCTGCTGCCGATGTCACAGCTGGGGCGCCGCGCCAGCGAAATCCCGCGCGATCAGCCCGTGCTGCTGATCTGCAACACGCAAAACCGCTCGCGCCGCGCGCACGAGGCGCTGAAGCAGGCCGGTTGGCGCAACCTGCGCTACGTGCATGGCGGCATGAGCGAATGGGCCCGGCGCGGCTGGCCGATGGTCAAGCCGTAG
- the fusA gene encoding elongation factor G, whose amino-acid sequence MPATATPTVEHIRTLALVGAAAAGKTTLAEALLHHSGAIGAPGSVERGNTVSDHDALEIKAGHSLQSAVMHLAHGGCRIHLIDTPGAPDFLGQSLPALEAVETAAIVVSAAAGVEPFAQRMMDYAAEQGLDRLIIVNKIDAEGADLPALLADIQARFGKQCLPLNLPDAGATRVVDCFFNKEGHSDFGAVADAHRALVEQVVEVDGDFVDRYLSDGDIDARELHAPLEQALREGHLIPVVFVSARTGAGVAELLDVIANVLANPSEGNPPDFFKGEGDGATLMHARPDPAAHVLAQVFKISIDPYVGKLGHVRVHQGTIMPGTLLYVGDGRKPFKVAHLYLLQGKQHVEAPSAGPGDICAVAKIDELHYDAVLHDAAEDDHIHLKPLPFPVPVHGVAIAPKRRGDEQRMWEILGKLVAEDPCLRLEHVAQTNETVIHGLGELHLRMLLERLREVHKFDVDTRPPRIAYRETITQNAAAQYRHKKQSGGAGQFGEVHLRVEPLPRGAGFEFVDQVKGGTIPGQFMPAVEKGVREALAEGVIAGYPVQDVRVIVHDGKHHAVDSKEIAFVTAGKRAFQAAIREARPVVLEPIARLHITAPDSAVGAITGDLSSRRGMVSGTDAAKPGQITVIGQAPLAELADYQTRLNALTAGQGAYSLALSHYEVVPPQVQQQLTSQHKVQDED is encoded by the coding sequence GTGCCCGCCACCGCCACCCCCACCGTCGAACACATCCGCACCCTGGCCCTGGTTGGGGCCGCCGCCGCCGGCAAGACCACGCTGGCCGAAGCCCTGCTGCACCACAGCGGCGCCATCGGCGCGCCGGGCAGCGTGGAGCGCGGCAATACCGTCAGCGACCACGACGCGCTGGAGATCAAGGCCGGCCATTCGCTGCAATCGGCCGTGATGCATTTGGCGCATGGCGGCTGCCGCATCCACCTGATCGACACCCCCGGCGCGCCCGACTTCCTGGGCCAGAGCCTGCCGGCGCTGGAAGCGGTGGAAACCGCCGCCATCGTCGTCAGCGCCGCCGCCGGCGTCGAGCCGTTCGCGCAGCGCATGATGGACTACGCGGCCGAACAGGGGCTGGACCGCCTGATCATCGTCAACAAGATCGACGCCGAGGGCGCCGACCTGCCAGCGCTGCTGGCCGACATCCAGGCCCGCTTCGGCAAGCAATGCCTGCCGCTCAACCTGCCCGACGCCGGGGCCACGCGGGTGGTGGACTGCTTTTTCAACAAGGAGGGCCACAGCGACTTCGGCGCCGTGGCCGACGCGCACCGCGCGCTGGTCGAGCAGGTGGTCGAGGTCGATGGCGACTTTGTCGACCGCTACCTGAGCGATGGCGACATCGACGCGCGCGAGCTGCACGCGCCGCTGGAGCAGGCGCTGCGCGAGGGGCATCTGATTCCGGTGGTATTTGTTTCGGCGCGCACCGGCGCTGGCGTGGCGGAGCTGCTCGATGTGATCGCCAACGTGCTGGCCAACCCGAGCGAAGGCAACCCGCCCGACTTCTTCAAGGGCGAAGGCGATGGCGCCACGCTGATGCATGCCCGGCCCGATCCGGCGGCGCACGTGCTGGCGCAGGTGTTCAAGATCAGCATCGACCCCTACGTCGGCAAGCTGGGCCACGTGCGCGTGCACCAGGGCACCATCATGCCCGGCACGCTGCTGTACGTGGGCGATGGGCGCAAGCCGTTCAAGGTCGCGCACCTGTACCTGCTGCAGGGCAAGCAGCACGTCGAGGCGCCAAGCGCCGGGCCGGGCGACATCTGCGCCGTGGCCAAGATCGACGAGTTGCACTACGACGCCGTGCTGCACGACGCGGCCGAGGACGACCACATCCACTTGAAGCCCCTGCCCTTTCCGGTGCCGGTGCATGGCGTGGCCATCGCGCCCAAGCGGCGCGGCGATGAACAGCGCATGTGGGAAATCCTGGGAAAGCTGGTGGCCGAAGACCCTTGCCTGCGTCTGGAACACGTGGCGCAAACCAACGAGACGGTGATCCATGGCCTGGGCGAGCTGCACCTGCGCATGCTGCTGGAGCGCCTGCGCGAGGTACACAAGTTCGATGTCGACACGCGCCCGCCGCGCATTGCCTACCGCGAAACCATCACGCAGAACGCGGCCGCCCAATACCGCCACAAGAAGCAGTCGGGCGGCGCCGGGCAGTTCGGCGAGGTACACCTGCGCGTGGAGCCACTGCCGCGCGGCGCGGGCTTTGAGTTCGTCGACCAGGTGAAAGGCGGCACCATTCCCGGCCAGTTCATGCCAGCGGTTGAAAAAGGCGTGCGCGAGGCGCTGGCCGAAGGCGTGATCGCCGGCTACCCGGTGCAGGACGTGCGCGTGATCGTGCACGACGGCAAGCACCACGCGGTCGACAGCAAGGAGATTGCCTTCGTCACCGCCGGCAAACGCGCCTTCCAGGCCGCCATCCGCGAGGCCCGGCCGGTGGTGCTGGAGCCGATCGCGCGGCTGCACATCACCGCGCCCGACAGCGCCGTGGGCGCCATCACGGGCGATCTGTCGTCGCGGCGCGGCATGGTCAGCGGCACCGACGCGGCCAAGCCAGGGCAGATCACCGTGATCGGCCAGGCGCCGCTGGCCGAGCTGGCCGACTACCAAACGCGCCTGAACGCCCTGACGGCCGGTCAGGGCGCCTATTCGCTCGCCCTGTCGCATTACGAGGTGGTGCCGCCGCAGGTGCAGCAGCAGCTGACGAGCCAGCACAAAGTGCAGGACGAAGATTGA
- a CDS encoding DUF924 family protein produces MNDAVVTPADVLRFWLGAYPLDAAAMQRVQAQWFRKNEAFDAELRHRFGPTLAAALAGQLNAWANNADGWLALLVVLDQFTRNAFRGQPGSFAGDARALAVAQAGIARGDDQHLPPLARIFCYLPLEHAENADDQARSVALFTALRDAPDALPKPFFDGTLDYARKHQDVIRRFGRFPHRNAILGRASTADERAYLAQPGAGF; encoded by the coding sequence ATGAACGACGCTGTGGTCACCCCCGCCGACGTGCTGCGCTTCTGGCTCGGCGCGTATCCGCTCGATGCCGCCGCCATGCAGCGCGTGCAGGCGCAGTGGTTCCGCAAGAATGAGGCGTTCGATGCCGAGCTGCGGCACCGCTTCGGGCCGACCCTGGCCGCCGCGCTGGCCGGTCAACTGAACGCTTGGGCCAACAACGCCGACGGTTGGCTGGCGCTGCTCGTCGTGCTGGATCAGTTCACGCGCAACGCCTTTCGCGGCCAGCCCGGCAGCTTCGCGGGCGATGCGCGGGCCCTGGCCGTGGCGCAGGCGGGCATCGCGCGCGGCGACGATCAGCACCTGCCGCCCCTGGCCCGCATCTTTTGCTACCTGCCGCTGGAGCATGCCGAAAACGCCGATGACCAAGCGCGCAGCGTGGCGCTGTTCACTGCCTTGCGCGATGCGCCCGACGCCCTTCCGAAGCCGTTTTTCGACGGCACGCTGGACTACGCGCGCAAGCACCAGGATGTGATCAGGCGCTTTGGGCGCTTTCCGCACCGCAACGCCATTCTGGGCCGCGCCAGCACCGCCGATGAGCGAGCCTATCTGGCGCAGCCGGGTGCGGGGTTTTGA
- a CDS encoding RNB domain-containing ribonuclease yields MNNKLHSHQKQELADLAVAAMRERGLEPEFPKPALEQLKTIDGPSEEDGAGVVDMTGLLWCSIDNDDSRDLDQITVSEVLEGGHVRIMVAIADVDTLVAKDTPIDRHAQINTTSVYTSARIFPMLPEKLSTDLTSLNPHEERIATVTDMVFAPDGTLARSHITRARVHNKAKLAYDGVAAWIEGNGPLPEAADRVAGMDEQLRTQDSVAQQLRARRREQGSLEFQTFQPRAEFEGDQVVAIRQQVQNRARQLIEEFMVATNGVTARFLAGKKRASIRRVVKSPERWARIAEVAAERGWQLPPDPNSAALEQFLAAERQRDPLRFPDLSLVIVKLMGRGEYVVERPGGPAIGHFGLAVRDYSHSTAPNRRYPDLITSRLIKAALADAAAPYSHTELEFLANHCTRQEDSANKVERQLRKSEAAMLLESRIGDVFDGVVTGVSKGNIWVRIFNPPAEGKLLVARGRAVQVGDKVRAKLLSTSVERGFIDFEMLG; encoded by the coding sequence ATGAACAACAAACTGCACTCCCACCAGAAACAGGAGCTGGCCGACCTGGCCGTAGCCGCCATGCGCGAGCGCGGGCTGGAGCCGGAGTTTCCCAAGCCCGCCCTCGAGCAACTCAAGACCATCGACGGCCCGAGCGAAGAGGACGGCGCCGGCGTTGTCGACATGACCGGGCTGCTGTGGTGCTCGATCGACAACGACGATTCGCGCGATCTCGACCAGATCACGGTGAGCGAGGTGCTGGAAGGTGGCCACGTCAGGATCATGGTCGCCATTGCCGACGTGGACACGCTCGTCGCCAAGGACACGCCGATCGACCGCCACGCGCAGATCAACACCACCAGCGTGTACACCTCGGCGCGCATCTTTCCGATGCTGCCCGAGAAGCTCTCCACCGACCTCACCTCGCTCAACCCGCATGAAGAGCGCATCGCCACCGTGACCGACATGGTGTTCGCGCCCGACGGCACGCTGGCGCGCAGCCACATCACGCGCGCGCGCGTGCACAACAAGGCCAAGCTGGCCTACGACGGCGTGGCCGCCTGGATCGAGGGCAACGGGCCCCTGCCCGAAGCCGCCGACCGCGTGGCGGGCATGGACGAGCAGCTGCGCACCCAGGATTCGGTGGCGCAGCAGCTGCGCGCGCGCCGGCGCGAGCAGGGCTCGCTGGAGTTCCAGACCTTCCAGCCACGCGCCGAATTCGAGGGCGACCAGGTGGTCGCCATTCGCCAGCAGGTGCAAAACCGCGCGCGCCAGCTGATCGAGGAATTCATGGTCGCCACCAATGGCGTCACCGCGCGCTTTCTGGCCGGCAAGAAGCGCGCATCGATCCGCCGCGTCGTCAAGTCGCCCGAGCGCTGGGCGCGCATCGCCGAAGTGGCGGCCGAGCGCGGCTGGCAGCTGCCGCCCGACCCCAACTCGGCAGCGCTGGAGCAGTTTCTGGCGGCCGAGCGCCAGCGCGACCCGCTGCGCTTTCCGGATCTGTCGCTGGTCATCGTCAAGCTGATGGGGCGCGGCGAATACGTGGTCGAGCGCCCGGGCGGCCCGGCCATCGGCCACTTCGGCCTGGCGGTGCGCGACTATTCGCACAGCACGGCGCCCAATCGCCGCTACCCAGACCTGATCACCAGCCGCCTGATCAAGGCCGCGCTGGCCGACGCGGCGGCGCCCTACTCGCACACCGAACTGGAATTCCTCGCCAACCACTGCACCCGGCAGGAAGACTCGGCCAACAAGGTCGAACGCCAGCTGCGCAAGTCCGAGGCGGCGATGTTGCTCGAATCGCGCATCGGTGACGTGTTCGACGGCGTGGTCACGGGTGTATCGAAAGGCAACATCTGGGTGCGCATCTTCAACCCGCCGGCCGAGGGCAAACTGCTGGTGGCACGCGGGCGCGCGGTGCAGGTGGGCGACAAGGTGCGCGCCAAGCTGCTGTCGACCAGCGTCGAGCGTGGCTTCATCGATTTCGAGATGCTGGGTTGA
- a CDS encoding CoA transferase yields the protein MATRASAKPLTGTRIVSLALNLPGPAALMRLAAMGARCLKVEPPGPGAMASGRPISGDPMGQYDIGAYNVMHESVRVVQIDLKTERGQTQLGRELLRADLLMTSFRPSALAKLGLEWKALRRSHPHLSMVEIVGAPGERADEPGHDLTYLAEAGLVTGTELPPSLLADMAGALMASEAALSALMQARASGRGQHRQVALSSAAEWLALPRTWGLTLASGAVGGAHAGYRVYPCKDGRVAIAALEPHFARALFAVAGLPEPDARAPFAPQAREAIAAWALTKTRRQLDQLADRHDIPLCTLSK from the coding sequence ATGGCCACACGCGCTTCCGCCAAGCCGCTCACCGGCACCCGCATCGTCAGCCTCGCGCTCAACCTGCCCGGCCCCGCCGCGCTGATGCGCCTGGCGGCCATGGGTGCGCGCTGCCTCAAGGTCGAGCCGCCCGGCCCCGGCGCCATGGCCTCGGGCCGCCCCATCAGCGGCGACCCGATGGGCCAGTACGACATCGGCGCCTACAACGTGATGCACGAGAGCGTGCGCGTGGTGCAAATAGACTTGAAGACCGAGCGCGGCCAAACGCAACTGGGGCGCGAGTTGCTGCGGGCCGACTTGCTGATGACCTCGTTTCGCCCTTCCGCGCTGGCCAAGCTGGGGCTGGAATGGAAGGCGCTGCGCCGCAGCCATCCGCACCTGTCGATGGTCGAGATCGTCGGCGCGCCGGGCGAGCGGGCCGATGAGCCTGGGCACGATCTGACCTACCTGGCCGAGGCCGGCCTGGTGACAGGCACCGAACTGCCCCCCTCTCTGCTGGCCGACATGGCCGGCGCTTTGATGGCCAGCGAAGCAGCGCTGTCCGCGCTGATGCAGGCGCGCGCCTCTGGCCGCGGCCAGCACCGGCAGGTGGCGCTGTCGAGCGCGGCTGAATGGCTGGCGCTGCCGCGGACCTGGGGCCTGACGCTGGCCAGCGGCGCCGTGGGCGGCGCGCACGCCGGTTACCGCGTGTACCCATGCAAGGACGGCCGAGTGGCCATCGCCGCGCTGGAGCCGCACTTTGCCCGCGCCCTGTTCGCCGTGGCCGGGCTGCCCGAGCCCGATGCCCGCGCCCCGTTTGCCCCGCAAGCGCGCGAAGCCATCGCCGCCTGGGCACTGACCAAGACGCGCCGGCAGCTCGACCAGTTGGCCGATCGGCACGACATTCCTCTTTGCACGCTCTCAAAATAA